A genomic segment from Chanos chanos chromosome 2, fChaCha1.1, whole genome shotgun sequence encodes:
- the lamb1a gene encoding laminin subunit beta-1a — MIFQAVAVLFLGTCALADIPELGDVCTEGSCYPATGDLLIGRAQQLSATSTCGLVKPEPFCIVSHLQEEKKCFVCDSTVPYDESLHTTSHRIENVVTTFAPNRLKTWWQSENGMENVTIQLNLEAEFHFTHLIMTFKTFRPAAMMIERSADFGKTWQVYRYFAYDCEASFPSVSQAPMKKVDDVICDSRYSDIEPSTEGEVIFRVLDPAFKIDDPYSPRIQNLLKITNLRVKFIKLHTLGDNLLDSRMEIKEKYYYAIYDMVVRGNCFCYGHASKCAPVNGAGDIVEGMVHGHCMCNHNTMGLNCERCQDFYHDLPWRPAEGRNTNACKKCNCNQHSTSCHFDMAVYMASGNVSGGVCDDCQHNTMGHNCEQCRPFFYQHHARDIRDPSICEPCNCDPVGSLNGGICDALTDVSMGLISGQCRCKPNVEGERCDQCKQGYYGLSDDPLGCKPCTCNPLGTVPGASPCDTDTGNCYCKRLVMGRNCDQCMPQHWGLSNDMDGCRPCDCDVGGAINNDCSPETGQCQCREHMFGRRCDQVESGFYFIALDHYTYEAEDATLGPDVTVVRRPYPQDRSPTWTGVGFVNVPEGAYLEFNINNIPHSMEYDILIRYEPQLPEQWEEVHVTVVRPQIIMADSRCVNTMPDDDNQIVSLHPGSRYVVLPRPVCFEEGLNYTVKLNLPLYSALSDVQSPYTLIDSIVLMPHCKSLNMFSGSEGVDVVTNSAWETFQRYRCLENSQGVIKTPMTDICKNYIFSVSALLHQGAKACECDPQGSLSTVCDPNGGQCQCRTNVVGRNCDKCAPATFLFGPGGCRPCDCSPQGSVHAFCHEATGQCECIRGAYGRQCDHCLPGHWGFPNCRPCTCNGHAEQCDPQTGECLGCRDYTTGHNCERCFNGYYGNPVLGSGDHCRPCQCPDGPGAGRQFASGCYKSHDSHQVFCVCNPGYKGARCDECAPGFYGNPHVVGGRCQACECNNNIDMVDPGSCDARTGACLKCLYHTEGRNCQLCKLGYYGNALTQSCRKCVCNHMGTAQESCPSLGDCHCDQSSGQCQCLPNVEGQHCDLCAPNTWNMASGRGCEECDCDPNHSFSLSCNEITGQCSCKPGFGGRTCRECRELFWGNPEVKCHACDCDPRGIAEPQCNKATGQCVCVEGVSGPRCDTCARGYSGEFPNCERCHQCFADWDLIVGDLTNQTYRLVQKVNTIKTSGITGPYQDTINNIERNANTIRNILAQNPATQPLTEIQELLEQATSLMEEMNNKLNTTEDTLSQIKTDNNSTDTKLDSLREEAEKLERTVKDLLDQVELIKNSDIRGATDSVSKYYQQSLAAEARVNASMSGPDSLVEQSSTLRHLTEASMNETKEDFLSRQEEHAKSLDDLAGQLETLDLSELSQKTCGSPAGSEGCSDSPCGGLSCVDEDGNKKCGGVGCDGLTTLAQDALQKAKDFDVEIASAMEEVDKLSKMVSEAKVKADQAKQSAQEVLLKTNETKQRVDQSNEELRNLIKKIRDFLTEDGADLESIEAVANEVLAMQMPTTPAQLQNLTNDIRERVASLSGVEVILNLSADDIQRAENLLEQARKARKEASDVKDTAEMVREALEEAERAQNQATEAIKQATTDIKGTQQLLISAESETANSEFKLSNATQRLLRLERDVAVLKEKAQSTNISADKTERDAETINQMAEQIKKDLDSELKDKYSEVESLISEKAEGVADAKKRAEMLQQEAKDLLLQASSKLQLLKDLEKSYEENQRTLEDKASQLVDLEAAVKQLLHDISQKVTIYSTCLF, encoded by the exons TTCTTGGGACGTGCGCACTCGCCGATATACCCGAGCTTGGTGATGTGTGTACGGAGGGGAGCTGCTACCCCGCCACCGGAGACCTTCTCATCGGTAGAGCTCAACAGCTGTCAGCCACTTCCACTTGCGGACTTGTGAAACCAGAACCGTTTTGCATCGTCAGCCATCTTCAG gaGGAGAAAAAGTGCTTTGTTTGTGACTCCACTGTGCCCTATGACGAGAGTCTTCACACCACCAGTCACAGGATTGAGAACGTTGTCACCACATTTGCCCCCAACCGACTAAAGACATGGTGGCAGTCTGAAAATG GTATGGAGAATGTTACCATTCAGTTGAACTTAGAGGCAGAATTTCACTTCACTCACCTCATCATGACCTTTAAG ACCTTCCGTCCTGCTGCCATGATGATCGAACGCTCGGCAGATTTTGGGAAAACGTGGCAGGTGTACCGATACTTCGCTTATGACTGCGAGGCCTCCTTCCCTTCTGTATCTCAGGCGCCGATGAAGAAAGTCGACGACGTGATCTGTGACTCTCGCTACTCTGACATCGAGCCTTCGACCGAAGGCGAG GTCATCTTCCGCGTGTTAGATCCGGCATTTAAGATCGACGATCCTTACAGTCCTCGAATCCAGA ACTTGCTGAAGATCACTAATCTGAGAGTGAAGTTCATTAAGCTCCACACTCTGGGTGACAATCTTCTGGACTCCCGCATGGAGATAAAGGAGAAATATTACTATGCCATCTATGATATGGTGGTGAGAGGAAACTGTTTCTGCTATGGCCATGCATCCAAATGCGCCCCTGTTAACGGAGCTGGAGATATTGTGGAAGGCATG GTCCATGGCCATTGTATGTGTAATCACAACACCATGGGACTGAACTGTGAAAGATGTCAGGACTTTTACCACGACCTGCCCTGGAGACCTGCTGAGGGTCGCAACACCAATGCCTGCAAAA AGTGCAACTGTAATCAGCACTCGACTTCGTGCCACTTTGACATGGCGGTGTACATGGCCTCGGGCAATGTGAGCGGCGGTGTGTGCGATGATTGTCAACACAACACGATGGGCCACAACTGTGAACAGTGCCGACCGTTCTTCTATCAGCACCACGCCAGGGACATTAGAGACCCCAGCATCTGTGAAC CATGTAACTGTGATCCGGTGGGTTCCCTTAATGGAGGCATCTGTGATGCACTGACGGACGTGTCTATGGGACTGATCTCTGGTCAGTGTCGCTGTAAGCCCAATGTGGAAGGAGAACGCTGTGATCAGTGTAAACAGGGATACTATGGCCTCAGCGATGACCCGCTGGGCTGCAAAC CGTGCACCTGTAATCCTCTGGGTACGGTGCCCGGTGCGAGCCCATGtgacacagacactggaaaCTGTTACTGTAAACGCTTGGTCATGGGCAGAAACTGTGACCAGTGTATG CCTCAGCACTGGGGTCTCAGTAACGACATGGATGGCTGTAGACCATGTGACTGTGATGTGGGCGGAGCCATTAATAACGA TTGTTCTCCAGAGACAGGTCAGTGTCAGTGTCGGGAACACATGTTCGGGCGACGCTGTGATCAGGTGGAGTCCGGATTTTACTTCATTGCTCTGGATCACTATACATACGAGGCTGAAGATGCTACATTAGGACCG GATGTGACAGTGGTGCGGAGGCCCTATCCTCAGGATCGTTCTCCTACCTGGACAGGTGTTGGATTTGTAAACGTTCCTGAAGGAGCATACCTAGAGTTCAACATCAATAACATCCCTCACTCCATGGAATATGACATCCTTATACGCTATGAACCCCAG ttaccAGAGCAGTGGGAGGAAGTGCACGTTACTGTAGTCAGGCCTCAGATCATCATGGCTGACAGCCGCTGTGTCAACACCATGCCAGATGATGACAACCAAATAGTGTCCCTGCACCCTGGTtccag ATACGTGGTGCTGCCGCggcctgtgtgttttgaggaAGGTCTGAACtacacagtgaaactgaaccTGCCGCTGTATTCTGCCCTCAGTGATGTTCAGTCTCCATATACACTCATCGACTCA attgTGCTGATGCCCCACTGTAAGAGCCTGAATATGTTTTCGGGTTCTGAGGGAGTGGATGTGGTAACAAACAGCGCATGGGAAACGTTCCAGCGATACCGTTGTCTGGAGAACAGTCAGGGAGTTATCAAAACACCCATGACTGATATCTGCAAAAACTACATCTTCAGTGTGTCTGCGCTGCTGCATCAGGGAGCTAAAG cctgtgAATGTGATCCTCAGGGCTctctcagtacagtgtgtgatcCCAATGGTGGCCAGTGCCAGTGTCGGACCAACGTCGTGGGCAGAAACTGTGATAAATGTGCCCCTGCCACCTTCCTGTTCGGACCCGGCGGCTGCCGAC cttgtGACTGTAGTCCTCAGGGTTCGGTTCATGCATTCTGCCACGAGGCCACtggtcagtgtgagtgtatCCGCGGTGCGTACGGTCGTCAGTGTGACCACTGTCTCCCCGGTCACTGGGGTTTTCCAAACTGCCGCCCCTGTACCTGTAACGGCCACGCCGAGCAGTGCGATCCCCAGACGGGAGAGTGCCTGGGCTGTCGAGACTACACCACCGGACACAACTGTGAGAG gtGTTTTAATGGCTACTATGGCAACCCGGTTTTGGGATCAGGGGACCACTGCCGTCCATGTCAGTGCCCAGACGGGCCGGGTGCCGGTCGGCAGTTTGCCAGCGGCTGCTATAAGAGTCATGACTCCCACCAGGTGTTCTGTGTTTGCAATCCAGGATACAAAG gTGCCAGGTGTGATGAGTGTGCACCTGGTTTCTATGGTAACCCTCATGTGGTGGGTGGACGGTGCCAGGCCTGTGAGTGCAACAACAACATTGACATGGTGGATCCAGGGTCCTGTGATGCCCGTACCGGCGCCTGTCTGAAATGTCTATACCACACAGAGGGCAGGAACTGCCAGCTCTGCAAACTGGGTTACTATGGCAATGCCCTCACCCAGAGCTGCAGGA agtgtgtgtgtaaccacaTGGGCACTGCACAAGAGAGCTGTCCATCTCTGGGTGACTGTCACTGTGACCAGAGCAGTGGGCAATGCCAGTGTCTGCCTAATGTGGAGGGGCAACATTGTGACCTTTGTGCCCCCAATACCTGGAATATGGCCAGTGGGCGAGGATGTGAGGAGTGTGACTGTGATCCCAATCATTCCTTCAGCTTGTCCTGTAATGAg ATCACTGGTCAGTGTTCCTGTAAGCCTGGTTTTGGTGGGAGAACATGCCGTGAATGCAGAGAGCTGTTTTGGGGAAACCCAGAGGTTAAATGTCACG catgtgacTGTGATCCCAGAGGTATTGCTGAACCCCAGTGTAATAAGGCGACAggtcagtgcgtgtgtgtggaaggAGTGTCGGGGCCACGCTGCGATACGTGTGCGCGGGGTTATTCTGGAGAGTTCCCTAACTGTGAACGCTGTCATCAGTGTTTCGCTGACTGGGACTTGATCGTGGGTGACCTCACCAACCAAACGTACAGACTGGTACAGAAAGTCAACACCATTAAAACCAGTGGCATCACTGGACCGTACCAGGACACCATCAATAACATAGAGAGAAATGCCAACACCATCCGAAATATTCTGGCTCAGAACCCTGCTACCCAGCCCCTCACTGAGATACAAGAACTATTGGAGCAAGCCAC GTCTCTGATGGAAGAGATGAACAATAAACTGAATACCACAGAGGACACCTTGTCTCAGATCAAGActgacaacaacagcacagaTACAAAGTTGGACTCTCTgagggaggaggcagagaaactGGAGCGGACAGTCAAAGACCTTCTAGACCAAGTAGAACTGATCAAGAACTCTGATATTCGAG GAGCCACAGACAGTGTAAGCAAGTACTATCAGCAGTCCCTGGCCGCCGAGGCCCGTGTCAACGCCTCGATGTCTGGGCCTGACAGCTTGGTCGAGCAGTCCTCCACCCTACGTCATCTGACGGAGGCCAGCATGAACGAAACTAAAGAGGACTTCCTCAGCAGACAGGAGGAACACGCCAAGAGTCTGGATGACTTGGCCGGACAGCTGGAGACTCTGGATCTGTCTGAGCTGAGCCAAAAG acctGTGGCAGTCCGGCAGGATCAGAGGGATGCTCAGATTCGCCCTGCGGCGGCCTTAGCTGCGTGGATGAAGACGGGAACAAGAAGTGCGGAGGAGTGGGGTGTGACGGCCTAACCACTCTTGCCCAGGATGCCTTGCAGAAAGCCAAAGACTTTGACGTGGAGATCGCCAGTGCCATGGAGGAAGTGGACAAGCTCTCTAAGATG GTGTCTGAGGCCAAGGTGAAAGCGGACCAGGCCAAGCAAAGTGCTCAGGAAGTTCTTCTGAAGACTAATGAGACCAAACAGCGTGTGGACCAGAGCAATGAGGAGCTACGAAACCTTATCAAAAAGATCAGAGACTTCCTCACAG AAGATGGGGCTGATCTGGAGAGTATTGAGGCAGTGGCCAATGAGGTGCTGGCAATGCAGATGCCCACCACGCCCGCGCAGCTGCAGAACCTGACCAACGACATCCGAGAGCGTGTGGCAAGCCTCTCCGGGGTGGAGGTCATCCTCAACCTGAGCGCCGACGATATCCAACGAGCTGAGAACCTTCTAGAACAAGCCCGCAAAGCTAg gaAAGAGGCGTCTGATGTAAAAGACACTGCTGAGATGGTGAGGGAGGCTCTAGAGGAAGCAGAACGTGCTCAGAACCAAGCGACTGAGGCCATTAAACAAGCCACCACAGACATTAAAGGCACTCAGCAACTTCTGATCTCA GCGGAGTCTGAGACAGCTAATTCTGAGTTTAAGCTCAGTAATGCCACCCAGAGGCTGCTCCGCCTGGAGAGAGATGTAGCTGTGTTAAAGGAGAAAGCCCAGAGCACTAACATAAGCgcagacaagacagagagagacgccGAGACAATCAACCAGATGGCTGAACAGATTAAAAAG gacCTGGATTCAGAGCTGAAGGATAAGTACAGTGAGGTGGAGAGTCTAATCTCTGAGAAAGCAGAGGGAGTGGCAGATGCCaagaagagagcagagatgcTCCAACAGGAAGCCAAAGACCTGCTACTACAGGCCAGCAGCAAACTGCAGCTCTTAAAAG ATCTGGAGAAATCCTATGAGGAGAACCAGCGGACGCTGGAGGACAAGGCCAGCCAGCTGGTGGATCTGGAGGCAGCTGTGAAACAGCTGTTACATGACATCAGTCAGAAAGTCACTATATACAGCACATGCTTgttttaa